GGCATGGTGAAGATTGCATAAGCCGCGAGCGCAAGAACGAACACGACAAGCACCATCTGTACCCGCCAATCGACAAACGGCATTGCGGCACCTGCGCTGCCGCTACCGATCCATGACCAGACGCGAGAGGATTTGGAGAGCGGCTTTTCTTCAACCGGAGTTGGCACCACATCAGCTGCAGGAGCAGTCACCACCTGGTCGACGCCATAACCTTCAGCAAGCAACGCCTTGTCGTATTCCTTGGCATATCCGGCGATCAGTTCAGCCTTGTCTGTACTGTTGACGATCCGGCGAGCGTTCTTGAAATCGGACTTCTGCAAAGTGATGTAATCCGACAGCTTCTTGCCAGTGAACCAGCCTTCGACCATGCCTGCAATGATGATTGGTGCCGCATACCTGGGCTGCAGGAGCAGTTCAGGCTTCGACACGAAGTCAATACCCAGAACTCTGCCAGCCTTTTCATAGTTGGCCTTCCAAGTGATCTGGACGTATCCGCGCCCGATATACGGCCAGTATTTCTTGGACCGGAGATACTTCTCACCGCCCATCTCATTGATCGGCTTCATCGTGTGCGCAGTCTCGTGGTACGCAGTGGCCAACACATACGCCATCTGATTGCGCAATAGTCCACGCTTTCGACCCGCCTCAATCAAGAGGCGGGTATCGCCAAGGTGCGTATTCATTTTTCCCTCATATTTTGATAAATTGCCCTCTTGAAAGGGCGCGATTACTGACTAAATCGAAGCCGTCATTCCGACGTAACGCGTTCGATCAAATGGAGGCTTCGATGAACGATCGTTTGTTTGACCGTCCTGTATTCGTGAAGGACGGGCCATACCTTGTGCGTGAGATTGCCAGCATCGGAGATGCGCTAGATTTTCTCTACGAGTGGCCCGAATATGACCGTGGCCACATTTACGAAACCGCTTGGAAAGCGTGCTGCGACAGCCACGATGGCATCAAACCAGTGAAAGCGGCAGAGAGCGCCATTCGAGGTTTCGCCAAGAAGAACGGAATTCTCGAAAAACCAGAAGTTGCGATCCCTTGGATGAAGGGCAAAAAATCAGGAGGCGGCCTAGTTCAGGCTTGAAAGCGCATCATGATTTGGGTTTTGCTATTTGAAGCGGCTATTCTTGCTACGCTGTCATATGTGGTAGCCTTGATCGGCTGGAAAGAGATCAGGTACTACATGAACAACCGACGTAAACTGTAACACTAGTTTTAAATCAAACCCCGGTCCCATCTCCGGGGTTTTTGTTTGTTTCCTCTTTTAAGATATCGTTATGACAGAGCGGGTTCACTCACCCTGACTGGTGCCTTACATTGTTAATGCGCACCGGATCCCAAGCCCCCCCCCGCTTACCCAATCGGTGCGCAGACCCCGGCATGGACCTCCGAGCCGGGGTTTTTCTTGTTTGTTTTTGGTGATACAGTTTTCCCGCATCTCGTGAACAATCAGGGCGTCCACGTGATGCCGCCCCGGCTTTCTGGGAGGTCAGCCGGGGTTTCTTATGAACTATAATTTTGCTCCTGCGACTAGTTCACTTCACAGATCAGCGCCCTAGCTTAACGGTGTTCACTGTTACAAGCCTCCACTCAATCACGACAGTGAATAGCCCCGGCGAACCAGATGGCTCTCATCGCCGGGGTTTTTTATTGTCTAAATTCGAACGAGATTGCCGCAGCCGGTATAGTCGGCAGTTCACTTATGTTTATAATTGATCCAGCTTGGTAATGAGCGGCTACTCTGGCTGCAAAACCTTCGCAATTGAGGCTCACACAATGGCTAAACCATCACGTCCCGGGTTCAATAAAATTCTGGGCGCTGGAACTACAGTCCTCAATGAGGATCCGCTACTCGGCATTCTGACACTAAAGACAGATAGAGGAATGATCGAGCGCGCAATGATCAAACCCGTGGCTGAAGCATTGATGGGCGAACGAATCGAATTTCTTCAACAGAGAAAGGCAATGACGCACCGAGTTTCGCTATAGAGCGGGATCAATAGCTTCGTCTGTCCGAGCGGTGCCATTGTCACTGAGAACGGCCAACGGCAAGGTTTAGCGGCTCAGATGATAGCAAGGCGTGGTCCCAAAATATCGCGTTCCGCTACCGGGGCTTTTGTTTGCCTAGTTACAGGCGTAAGCCAACAATCTAACGCGACTGGAAGCTTGCGTAGCCCCGGTTTTCTGAGAGGTCAGTCGGGGTTTCTTTTTCGGCATACCCCCCCGTGGACTTTGCGGTCGCCGGGGTTTTCTTCAGGAAGGGAGGACTGATGAGCCATGTAAGAGAGTTCATTGCGTCAGATATCGGGCAGATAGTTATCGGCGGGGCAGCGCCAATATTGGTCGTGGTGTTCTTGGTGGTGCTTGCTCAAAACCGTCGCATTCGCTTCTGAACAAAGACTTAAGCAGCCAGAAACTCAGCCGCCCGCAATGCTAGAAATTGCTTACAAGGTCTGACGGCCTTACAAACGCGGGCAGTTCAGCCAAAAAGTCTTCAACACTTGGCTGATCGCGCTCGCCGTTTTTCACCTTGTCCAGTTCAGTCAACGCATAGAGCCAGACAGCATCGCGCCAAGCGACGAAAGCTTGAGCCTCAGTTGCCCATTTTTCGATTGTTGAGTTGAAGTAACTCGCCAGCGTTGCGCCGCTATCCTACTCCATACCCTTGGCTTTTGCGTCGATTATCCATCGGTGCAAGCGCAAGGTCGTCCAGCTCGCATTGAACTGCACGCTCGACATAGCGGTCATTGATCTTGCCGCTCACAGATGGCGCCCCGGTGTACGTGCTTTCATATGAACGCGGCAGCACGATCTCAAGCAACCAGCCAGGCGCGTCGACCGACTCCTGCTCAGTGATCCAGCGATCAGGTAGGCCAATCTCCGGCACGCTGCCCGCTGCAATGACATAGCCGCGGTCACCACGCACGTCGACGTCCCAACCAAGCGCACCGTGATTGCGAACGCCCTGACGATGACGAAAGAAGTAGTGACGGCCACCGCTTGTGGTTTCGGCTGTCAGCGTCTTAGGCAGCGCCATACTGGCGCTCAAGCGCAGCAAGAGTTTCGTCACCGTCGTGTTTCGGGTCGATATCTAGCACCCATGCACCTTTAGGCGCACCTGTTGGCTCGCCAATCATTGCGGAAGGGGTGCGACGCCAGTATTCTCGAACGATGCGCTCATTAAGCGTAGCACCACGGAACCCATTGCTGGTTAGCGGTGTTTTAGTGGCAAGGAGTTCGATGTATCCGTCCTGATCGACGTATTCTTCATCGCGTTGGCGGCACGGGGAAACCGGCCAGTTTTGCGTCTGATACGACAACGCGACGTCGAGCATCGGGTCTTCTGAGAATGCCGAATGGTATTATTTTGCATGCGAACTCCTGAAGGAGAAATCTATGATCGAGAATGGCTATAAGGTTCGCCAAGAACAGGACGGCACTTGGTCTGTTATTGAGGCGTACAAAAATGAACCGGCGGAGTTCGAAGGTAAGCTTCAGACAGGGCTCACCGAGACAGAGGCTAATGATTGCCTAGTGCAGATCACCCGGACTTTCATGGAAAGGCAGCACGAAGGCGGAAGCGGCCAATTACCTTAGACTGCTCCATTTTGACTGCGCGATTTAGATTAGATACTGCTGTTCCACATTTTGTATCGGGGGCAGCATGACGAACACTTTTCCGGCCAACGTCAGGGTGGCATAGTCACGCCTTCTGATCACCACGTAATCTTCATTATCACTGGCAAAGCTGGAAGCCATTACGGTTATGACGACATGCACCTTCCAGATGGCCGTTTTGATTACTACGGTGAAGGCCAGGTCGGTGACATGGAAATGGTGCGTGGCAACAGAGCTATTCGCGACCATGCCGTATTAGGTAATGACCTGCTCCTCTTTGAGAGCCTTGGAAAAGGCAAAGATCTGGTTTTTCTCGGTAGTTTTGTCTGCGAGAGCTGGCGATGGGGACAATCACCGGACCGCAACAATGACATGCGTAAAGCGATCATTTTCGAACTCCGAAACTTGGAAAATATTGTCGACGAGTTGGACGACGATCAGAATGTCGTTGATATTATTGATCTCAGCGAGTTGAGAACTCGGGCACTCCAAGCAGCCGGTACACGTGAAGGTAAAGCTGGCGCTAGGACAATCTATGATCGAAGTCGACACGTTAGAGATTACGTGCTTGCACGGGCCAACGGTCATTGTGAGGGTTGCGGCTGTAAAGCGCCCTTTCTGCGCATGAACGGTCAGCCTTACCTCGAAACCCATCATATCCGTCGAGTAAGCGACGGTGGCCCAGACGATCCTGCCTTCGTCATAGCTCTTTGCCCGATTTGCCATCGCAAGGTTCATCACGGCATGGAGGGTTCCAAGTACAACAACGAGCTCCTTCAAAAGATGCCGTCGGTCGAGCCACCAAAGACTACTTAGAACGGCGCTTCCTTCAAAGCTTCCCGCATCCCTCGCCCGCAACCTTCCCACGCTGCTTCGACCGGCAAGCGCGCTTCGAGATTGTCGCATTCCGCAAGGTCGGTTATTGTGATCTCTTGCAGATATGAACCAACTGCCTCAACGCCGGCATCGAGGGCGCGCAGCTCGTAAGGGTCGAGCCTGCGGTGGGAACGGATGTGCTCGACAATGTCTGCGCAGTCCTTGCAAAGCCAGCGGGTCGGTTCGCGATCTGCCTGCACGCCAAGTCCGACGGCATGGCGGTAGCAGACGTGGCAGATATCGTCAGGCCGCATTTGCAGCCCCGACATTGTCGTTGGCAGCAAAAGGATCCGTAGGATTGGGAGCTTTCCGCGGCATTTCAACAAACATATCTCTTTCCGCGTACGCCTTTTCGATGCGCTCACATGCCACGTCGAAATACTTTGGATCAAGTTCGATACCAATGAATCGACGGCCCATTCGCGCGCAGGCAATGCCAGTGGTTCCGGACCCCTTAAAAGGATCGAGGATCGTCTGCCCCTGATCGGTAAAGTCAACTAGAAGCTCTGCCATCAACGGGGTCGGCTTCTCGGTCGGATGACGCGCATCACGGTCACGCTGATTTGTCAGGTGGGTAACGATGTAAGCATAAAACAAGTTCTGCACAGAATTGGCAAAGACGAACCGCTGCGACAGCATCAATGGAAGCTGCGATGTGAGGCATGCATCATGAAGGGGCAGAGCGAATTCGTCGTTTATCGAGCGCCGAGGAAGTGTCTGCCCAATTTGCCGTTTATTGGAACCATACGCGGCGTACTCAGTTGATCTATTGAGATAATGGAAGGAAAAATAATGCTTAGAAAAACTTGGATTGCAGCTTTAAGTTTTGCTGTTGCAGCGACTTCATTCACACCTGTAATCGCCTCCCCTTTGCGTCAGACGTCAGACTCTTCTTTTAATGTATCGCAGATCCAACAAGTTCAGAATAAGCGGCGTTGGGATGATAGGCGCGGGAATATGAAACGCTCTCATCGTGACGGCTGGCGCAACGGACATCGTGGGTATCGCGAATACCGTCGGGGTTATAGGCGACATTCGGATGGTTGGTGGTATCCGCTGGCAGCCTTTGGTGCGGGTGCGGTCGTCGGTGGCGCTCTAAATAACCAGCGCCCGGCAGCACGTGGCTATAGTAATCGCCATTATCAGTGGTGTTCATCGCGTTACCGCACCTACCGTGCATCAGACAATACTTATGTTCCGAGTGTCGGACGTCGAGTGGTTTGCAATTCGCCATATAGTTAACTTTGCAGCAAATACCCCACGAGAAAAAATCGTGGGGTATTTTTGTTAAGAGGCACTGGCTGTACGCCGCTAAATTGCGCGCTACCTCCTTTCAAAACGGAGGAACGCATGTGCAATCTATATAACATCACGACCTATCATGAGGCCATGCGCCGTCTGTTCCCCAAGTTCGGTGATGTGACAAACCGTGTTGATCCACAGCTTGATGTGTATCCAGATTATCCGGCCCCAGTACTTCGGAACGTCGAAGCTGACGACCCGGAGCTTACAATGCTGCGCTGGGATATGCCGATGCCCCGTGAGTTTCTGAAAACGGAAGTCGATAAAGGCGTCACGAACGCCAGAAATCTAAAGTCATCCCATTGGCGGCGATGGCAAGCCGTCGAGAGCCGCTGCGTTGTCCCGGCCAACTCATTCTCCGAATATGGGCAAAATCTCGCCCCAATTACCAAGCGCAAACGGATACACTGGTTCGTATTGAATGAAGAAAAGCCACTCTTTGCGTTCGCTGGCATATGGAGAAGTTAGAAAGGGGCGCGGAAGAAGAAGGAAGGGGCGGTTGAGATCAACATATTCGGCTTCCTGACAACCGAGTCCAACGCCACAGTTAGGCTTATTCACCCAAAAGCAATGCCGGTCATTCTACGCACCATTGAGGAAATCGACGCGTGGCTTCGCGCACCATGGGATGAAGCCAAAGAAATGCAGAAGCCTTCGCCTGATGCGGATTTGATCGACCTCACGCCGAGCAACGATAACGAGGAAGCCCAAACCTGTTTGTTTTAAGCCGGTCAGTTAGTACCCGCCCACAATGCAGTCGCCTGCACGCCTGAGCAAGCCGCGTCATACTGGAAATTCCTTAGAAACCTTCTCGGATGTTATGCATTAATTAACATCATACGATTTAACGCCGCAACGGCTTTTACTTTGGTTCACAACTGGAGGGAGCTTGGCTATGCCACTGTTCAACGAAGCGAGCCGGATCTACACGCTTGAAGAAGTGAGTTTCATGAGACGCTGTTATTCGAATGCAGCAACCAAGCTTGAAGAAGGCGAGCTCGATTATGTTGCAGTCGATCTGTCTAGCACAATCATGATGCTTTATGAGAGCGGGCTTCGCGACCTCGGCTACATCACCGAACTGGCTGTCCGGCAGGCTCATCAAAAATATCAGTTCCGCCACCCGCGCGACAGTTTCCCGGCTGCTAACTCCAACATTGAGGCAACGAACACAGACTAGTCGGACTTCGCGATTACGGGACATGCGCTTACAAATGCAGAAATCATCTGTAATTTGACCTATATGACAGCAGCCAAAAGGCCGCTTTCTTTTAAGCCTTCGTTCCCTCATCGGGACGAAAATCCAACATTGCTTTATTGAGTGCCTGTATATAAAACCGTTACCAAGGGCTCGGCGGGACATAAACTATTCTTGTAGGAGAGCCGCATATGTCGCCCAAGCTAAAAACTGCTCTCGTCGGCGCGATCATTGCCATTGTCGTAGGCTTTGCCGCATCGCAGGGACTAATTAGCCAGCAGACGGCAGAGGATATTAAGGCGAAGACAAATGAGGTTCTTGCAGAAGAACCCTCAACGCCGCCACAGCCGCCTGCTCCCGGACCCACCGATACATTACAGCCGCAGCCAAGTGAAACAGAAGTGCAAAGAGCGCCCCAGTAGAACGCTTAGCTTCTAGCCCGCGTCGTCTTCTGTTCAAATACGCGATCCATACGCTCGGTAAGCCCATCAATGCGGTTTGCAACGCTTTCGATGGCACACGATTTGCGAGGTCTGCTCCTGCATCCCGGCCTTTGTGGCGAATGTTTCGGCAGCCCGCAGGTTGTAGTCTGATAGCTCCTGGCTCGTCAGCGCGGCGAGTGCGGTTGCTGCTTCGACTGTAGCGGCATTTTCGTTTCTTGCCGCATTAATCTTGCTGTCGACATACTTCCAAAGGCCAAACAGAAAGCCGAACAGCATCACGATGAAGCCGACTGCGCCCATGATTTCAGTGCCGGTCATCTGGCTAATTCCCTAGGATTAAACATAGTTAATGTCGTCCTTTGTTTTCGTTTAACTTCTTCTTTGCTAACATCGCCGTATGAGATCGAAACTGACAATTATCATTGGACAGATCGTTTCATCGGTACCGCGGATCCTATGTATTGCTGTACCGATCTTGGTGGCGCTTGCCGCAGTTGTACTGATTGCTAGGTATGAAGAGGGCCGAAGCCTAATTCCTACTGACCATGTCCCAGGAGCAACGGAACCGGCCTCCAATTAGGAATCACGGCTGCATCCCGCATAGCTTTTCTATTTTCTCATTCTCAGCCAGAATCTGACGCTTGGTTTCTGACGTGTCGTCATGGCTTGCATAGATTGCCCTCGCCACGTCACAGTAATTACCGCTTGTCGCGCATCCACTTAGCAAGCCGAGCGTCAACAGCGCTGTCATCAAGACGGCCAACTTCATTTTCTATCTTCCGTGCTTTGGTTACGGATCCTGCGTCGCGTGCGGTCTGGGCTGTTTTGCTGTCAGACCGGCCTTTGAGATACGCATTGACAAGGACGGTCGCTGTTGCGAGTTCGAGCGCTTTCTCAGGCACATCAGCAATGCCGAACTTCTTATAATTGTCCTTGCCAGTGATCTGACGCAGGCGCCTGCCTCGATAAAGCCAACCGTCATTAGCGCCGTTGCTGCCCATGCGGCCGCCGTAGACCTTGTTTGCAAGGGCTTGCGGATTGTTCACATAAGACTGAGCCGCAGCGATCAACGAGAAGCGTTTCGTCCACGTCTTTCGTATTTGCGCCGCACTGGTGTAATTCAGGTTCTCTACAACCAGCTGCATCTTGCCGCCAGTTTCGTGGAAGACGGTCGCGAGGATGTATGCAACCTGCTCGTCAGGCAGATTCCTTTTAGCGGCTTCGGCAAGAATTGCCTCGGTGCCGCTGACTTGCGCCTGCGAAAGACGTCCGCCAAAAGGCGCGCGCCTCGCATACGCGAAGAACGTTGTTTTGTTCATTAGATTGTCCTGAAGTTAGGTACGACAGAGCGCCAGCATGTGATGGGCCGTGACAGTGTGATTTCCTGAGACTGTGAGAAGATTTACTTGCGCATCATCCCGAGCCCCCCACATCACTCGCGGTGCGCAGAACCCCGGTCGGCCCTCGCTTGCCGGGGTTTTTATTGTCTTTTGTTATGAATGTGAGAGGATTTATCAGCGCACTGCCCACTTCCTGATAATCACCGGTGCGCGTCCCCGGTTTGGTCTGACCGCCGTCCGGGGGCTTTTCTTTGGTGCGAATTTTGATATTACACAGTGCGCTGAGACAATCGCATGCCCGTTGATGCGCAGCCCTGTGACGTTGAAAAACGTAACGGGGTTTTTATTGAAATTTGTCGCGAGTATGCGATGATTGAGGGCGCGCGAGGACGATCCGCGACAGTCGTTCCGGCGCTGCCCCGCCTGCCCGGGTTCTCTTTGCATCATCTGGTGTGCGAGCCAACATTTAATGCGACTTGAATTTTGCAAAACCCCGACTGGTTAACATTTTGACGGTTTTTTTTGAACTATAAGAATTATGACAGTCATACCCCATTGATTATGACAGCTAACTCGGTTCACCATTGAGCGGATTGAATGGAGTTAATCAAAATGCGCGTCGTAAAAGTGAATACAGTTGCTTATGATCCTCAGAGCAGAACACTTTCGTTTTCTGGCCTCAATCGTTTTTCACGGCCAAAGGAAGTGTCACTTTTTATTGAGGACGAGATCAAACTCATCGAAGTCATGCATCAACTGGTTGCAAGTTCGGTCCACACCTCTATTAATTTAGCAGACGAGCTAAAAACGGCAAAAAAGCAGAAAAAAACGAAATCCCTGCAAAAACCAAAGAAAATCGTCTGAGCATTTAGAAATCAACGGGCGCTGACCGGTTCCCAAACACGAGAAAGCATCGCCCTTGTTAAGCCGTTTCGCTACCGGGGCTTATACTCTAAGATGAACTGCCGTTGCTGAAGCAAGAACTCTGCACCTTGGGGGTGATCAACATGAATTCGAGCATGCACCTTTCCAGTTAGCAATCGACACAACTAAAGTTACGTGTTCAGCGGAGACGCACCATTTAGCCCCACAAAAGTAGCAATAGTGGACACCTCTCTATGAGGATTGAATGATTGAGGCCTATGTTGGATCTGCGGCAGTCAGTGACGTTATTTATTTCGCGTTAAGTGGCAATGCACACAAGAAGCGCATCTCTATGTGTGTTTGTGCTGCTTTTATCGTGCGGGTTATTCACACGGGAGGCCATTATGGCATTTTTGGTAAAAATGGCATTACGCCCGATTGGACCGCTGGAAAAATGCTCCGATAAAAGGCGATATCACTTGATTTGCGCCACACCTCCAGTCGGGGAACTAGTCGAATTTTTTGAATGCGCAGATCATTGAGGTTGTAATTCCCCATACATCGAGCTGTTACAGCCAAAACGAGATTCCGTACAAAGGCTTTATCTCGCCATCCAAAAAATGAAACAGGCAAAAATATTTTAAATGAGAAGCCGCCACAAGGATATCATCAACACAGCGATAGAAGTCGGTTAGCTAAAGAGATTCTATTGACCGCTTGACAGGATCATGAAAAGTTTGTTGTATGTTGGAAACGCGAGGCAACGTTGCCTATAAATGCGTAGAAAAACAATCTAAGGGAACGTGGTGGCAATGAAGCCCGCAACACATCGTGTTGGCGGGATTTTTGTCGTTTGTGAGGTGAAATGGGTGAGCTGACCTGCAAGATCGGCATATTGATTTCCACAACTGGCGCATACGCAGCCGTTGGACGTGCGATCTTGAACGGAACGCTGCTTGCGTGCTCGCAAATAAGTGCCGACGATGAATGGGGATTAACTCTGGAGCCGGTGCATTACAATCCAGGTGGTGATTTGGAAGAATATTCGGTCGCGACCAAAAAGTTGATCGATTCCGGAATTCGTCATGTAGTCGGTTGCTATACATCATCCAGCCGAAAGGAAGTCATTCCGCTTTTTGAGAAGTATGATGCGCAGCTCTGGCATCCATCCCATTATGAAGGATTCGAAAGTTCCCCAAACGTAATCTACACGGGTGCTTCGCCGAACCATCACATGTCTCCATTGATGGATTACCTTCTAACTCGATACGGCCGCAAAACATTTTGCGTTGGCTCCAACTATATTTGGGGTTGGGAAAGCATCCGCGTCCTGCGTGAATATATCCAAGCAAGAAAAGGTATTGTTCTGGCTGAACGCTATCTCGGCGTGGGTGAGACTGATCTTCAAAAAATCATTGAAACCATCTTCGAGGAAGAGCCCGACTTTATATTCAATGCCTTGATCGGTGACTCTTCTTACGCCTTTTTCGAGCAGTTTCGACGGGCATGTGAGGCGCGTGGCATCAATCAGTCCGAACGTTTCCCAATCGCCAGTTGCAATCTTTCTGAACCCGATCTGACCGAGATAATACCAGAATGCAGAGATGGGCATATCAGCTCTTCAGTTTATTTCTCCACTCTAACCAATCCCGAGAATCGTTGCTTCGTAGCAGAATATAATCAGGCGTTTCCGGAAGGTCCTCCACCCGCAGCAGAAGGCGAAGCCGCCTATATTGCTACTCTCATGCTCGGAAGAGCCATTTCTGCAGCCAATTCAATCGATCCTATGCTGGTTAGAAACGCTGTTGCAGGAATGCAGTTACAGGCACCGCAAGGACTTGTCACAATAGACCCCGAAACACATCATGCCTATCTGACGCCCCGCATCGGTCTGTCTACGCGAGATGCCGAATTTGAGATACTAATCGAGTCGCCGGAACCTGTGCGACCAGATCCCTACCTCGTATCAGCAGATAGCCTCGCTGTAGCTTCAATCGGCCAGGCAAGTTTGAGGGTTGTACAATGAGCAACCGCTTCATACAAAATTTCAATAATCGCCGAGGGATCATCGTTTCACGTGATTTCAGAGCAATTGGCGCCTTGGATTCGACCTTGCCAAAACTTGGTCTCAGTGCGTCATATGTACCTCTGAAAGCAGACCATGCTGAACTCTTAGAATCAGAACTCAACGCTGATCGGGACGTGCTGTTTGTAGATGGTGATCTAGACAGCCCACTCTCGCTTCCTGTCAGCCCGGTTAGCGGTCTGGCTTGTGTACCGATCATCGGATTAGTCGGTGTGGAAGCACCCAGTCGTTTGAAGGGGCTTGTCCAATCCGGGGCAACTGCCTTTTTACGCAAGCCCGTTTACGGTTCTATCGTTTATTCCGCAATTGTTCTTGGCATTAACGCCTACCAGCAGCGGCAGCAGATGGAGACCACGATCGCTCTCCACGAAATGCGTCGGTTGCAACGTCGGAGTCTAATTAAGGCAATTGTCGAGATTATGCGTCGTCACAATGTTTGTGACGACACAGCCTACAACCTTCTTCGCAAGGAAAGCATGAAAGCGCGAATGAATGTTGAAACATACGCAGAATACTTCATCAGCGAACTGATGAAGGTGGACGACCGCGAAACAGAAACCGCTCAAAGGTCAACGATCGCGAAATAACCTCCGAGGAGAACAAAGAATGTCTATGATTTCAAAAACCGCAGTACTTGCGGTAACGGGGACCCTTGCGCTTTTTTCAGGGGCAGCACTTGCGCAGGAGCCGATCAAAATCGGTGTTCTGGAAGACCAATCTGGCGAATTTGTCGTGCCTGTCATTGGTAAGGTCCATGCGATCCAGCTTGCAACCGAAGAGATCAATGCCAAAGGTGGCATTGCTGGGCGTCCGATTGAACTGGTCATTTATGACACGCAGTCAGACAATACGCGGTTCCAGGAATTCACACGCCGTGCACTGCAACGCGATAAGGTCGATGTCATTTTCGCAGGCTTTTCATCGGCGTCCCGAGAGGCTTATCGACCAATCGTACGCCAGTTTGACGGCTTTGCCTTTTATAACAACCAGTATGAAGGCGGTGTATGCGACGCAAATATGGTCATTACGGGCGCAGTGCCGGAACAGCAGTTTTCAACCCTCATTCCCTGGATGATGGAAACCTATGGGAAGAAAGTTTACACCATCGCTGCGGATTATAATTTTGGCCAGATTTCGGCTGAATGGGTCCGTGAGATTGTTAAGCAGAATGGTGGTGAAATGGTGGGAGAGGAATTCATCCCGCTTGGCGTTTCGCAGTTTTCTCAAACCATTCAGAATATTCAGACTGCCAAACCTGACGTTGTCGTGACTTTGCTGGTTGGAACAGCGCAGGCTTCCTATTATGAACAAGCGGCTTCCGCAAATCTGAAATTGCCTATGGCTTCATCGGTCAACGTTGGACAGGGCTACGAACATAAGCGTTTCACACCACCTAGTCTTGCGAATATGCATGTGACGACAAACTACATCGAAGAAGTCGACACGCCAGCAAGCAAGGAATTCATCGAACGCTTCCACGCCAAGTTTCCGAATGAGCCTTACATCAACCAAGAATCTGCCAATTCTTATATTGCAGTCAACCTC
The genomic region above belongs to Ochrobactrum quorumnocens and contains:
- a CDS encoding urea ABC transporter substrate-binding protein codes for the protein MSMISKTAVLAVTGTLALFSGAALAQEPIKIGVLEDQSGEFVVPVIGKVHAIQLATEEINAKGGIAGRPIELVIYDTQSDNTRFQEFTRRALQRDKVDVIFAGFSSASREAYRPIVRQFDGFAFYNNQYEGGVCDANMVITGAVPEQQFSTLIPWMMETYGKKVYTIAADYNFGQISAEWVREIVKQNGGEMVGEEFIPLGVSQFSQTIQNIQTAKPDVVVTLLVGTAQASYYEQAASANLKLPMASSVNVGQGYEHKRFTPPSLANMHVTTNYIEEVDTPASKEFIERFHAKFPNEPYINQESANSYIAVNLYKQMVERAGGSTKRDDLRKIIAEGDVCFDGPSGKTCLDPKSQHMSHTIYLAKVGDDHSVSFPKVWNDVKPYWLGDAGCDLTKSNPGEQYTPSNPPSKQ